Proteins found in one Nymphalis io chromosome 4, ilAglIoxx1.1, whole genome shotgun sequence genomic segment:
- the LOC126781908 gene encoding uncharacterized protein LOC126781908: MVYYYTSKHTNMLKNIINDYGTFNEISPCEYMQMYIEKCPETMENTTITWIVETFLRIQKHSHFHKEVKSHILKELSEEDQDYFIIIFDAILFQISPKDMSNLYKCLFNLSKPLLKTFPTLLSNDDILAFISHIAQSDYDTNFITEKINTPLHSWQPYMKEMINNYNRYVTKMYNKKIKPPTTPVSPRVLNRKIKTTFSHSLKKSSPTPPNSICKGSKMLTKSVIDQKLKQLHDINTQKAVHLLQTVKANNNHYCSQKSENYYKKLSEIKDEIKNEYENNFPKLPPKANISSTPPPVKETTTTLKRINKRIQLTEKEELQWLEDLMINCRNTTKIEELEEYDRQEKERERLLDIEKKHLLGKISYEDALIAKKKLYDENKKKYDIFLKEKRLWEEEIENWKRNEMNKNRKQVEKLSLIELDMLHAKNLNIAKKKEIANQIKKESENIISKAEREKQEELDRKIKMIRELKILTMIAKKAKVPKIIDFTESSGLGLLCEMSIAELQERLNFTKIELKEELDKKRKKIQDQKLTLNNDLEETKKNITNYMSERRNIRKQKKNQNKIVDMSSSNEINELKKILEEKRNLRMKLTC; this comes from the coding sequence ATGGTTTATTATTACACATCAAAACATACCAATATGTTGAAGAACATTATCAATGACTACGGaacatttaatgaaatatctCCCTGTGAGTACATGCAGATGTATATTGAAAAGTGTCCTGAAACTATGGAGAACACTACAATCACCTGGATCGTAGAAACTTTTTTGCGAATTCAAAAACATAGTCATTTTCATAAAGAAGTAAAGTCTCATATATTAAAGGAACTGTCTGAAGAGGATCaagactattttattattatatttgatgctATCCTTTTTCAAATTAGTCCTAAAGATATGTCAAatctttataaatgtttatttaatttaagtaagcCACTCCTAAAGACCTTTCCAACTTTGTTAAGTAACGATGACATTCTTGCATTTATATCACATATAGCACAATCCGATTacgatacaaattttataactgAAAAGATAAATACACCTTTACATTCATGGCAACCATACATGaaagaaatgataaataattataataggtatgttacaaaaatgtacaataaaaaaataaaaccacctACAACACCAGTGTCTCCCAGAGTTTTAAATAGAAAGATAAAAACGACTTTTTcacattctttaaaaaaatcatcaccAACTCCACCTAATTCTATATGCAAAGGATCAAAAATGCTTACCAAAAGTGTTATagatcaaaaattaaaacaattgcaTGATATTAATACACAAAAAGCTGTACACTTATTGCAGACAGTAAAGGCAAACAATAATCATTATTGTAGTCAAAAATCTGAgaattactataaaaaactaTCTGAAATcaaagatgaaataaaaaatgaatatgagAACAATTTCCCTAAATTACCACCGAAAGCCAATATAAGTTCCACGCCACCTCCCGTAAAGGAAACCACGACCACattaaaaagaattaataagAGAATACAACTAACAGAAAAGGAAGAACTTCAATGGCTAGAAGATTTAATGATAAATTGTCGAAATACTACTAAAATTGAGGAGCTTGAGGAATACGATCGTCAAGAAAAAGAGAGAGAAAGATTATTagacattgaaaaaaaacatctgCTTGGTAAAATATCTTATGAAGATGCTTTGATAGCGAAAAAGAAGCTTTatgacgaaaataaaaaaaaatatgatatttttttaaaagaaaaacgatTATGGGAAGAAGAAATTGAAAATTGGAAaagaaatgaaatgaataaaaatcgCAAGCAAGTAGAAAAGTTGTCACTAATAGAACTTGATATGCTACATGCAAAGAATCTTAATATTGCTAAAAAGAAGGAAATTgctaaccaaataaaaaaagaatctgAAAACATAATATCAAAGGCTGAACGAGAAAAACAAGAAGAATTGGatcgaaaaattaaaatgataaggGAATTAAAGATATTAACAATGATTGCCAAAAAAGCTAAAGTTcctaaaataattgattttacagAATCTTCAGGTCTAGGTTTGCTATGTGAGATGTCAATTGCAGAACTTCAAGAAAGACTAAATTTTACTAAGATTGAGCTTAAGGAAGAGCTCgataaaaagagaaaaaaaattcaagacCAAAAACTAACCTTAAATAACGACTtagaagaaacaaaaaaaaatattacaaactatATGTCTGAACGaagaaatataagaaaacaaaagaaaaatcaaaacaaaatcgtAGATATGTCCTCTTCAAACGaaataaatgaattgaaaaaaattctCGAAGAAAAACGAAATTTACGAATGAAACTTACTTGTTAA